The following DNA comes from Salvelinus sp. IW2-2015 linkage group LG1, ASM291031v2, whole genome shotgun sequence.
CGTGCTTTCTGAAGTCGGTTCAGTTTCGTgtagtttaaaaaatgtaaaaaatggatTTCGGtttcaatgtttgttttttttacaataaatgcactatgcataatgtgggttgaatgctgtaataacacagatttttgttttttaaagccccatgatggtagtgactacCCAATACTGcatatcacttattaaccattcACATTACTTTATTAATAAAATATGTCAGTTGTGTAtgtatacatttgttttatttgataactttggactagattcaatcagatcaagcagtAACTGGCAACAGCAGACACCCGTGCGGgtggatgttttggaggtgtCAGAGGTGAAACTGTACTGcagtcaaatcggtgagcagctgctctggCGATCATCGTCACGAAGCTACACCCGCCCCATTTGCGTGAGAAGTTCAGAataagaaagtgtaggctatgtaGAAATAATTACACTGAAATTGTAAAATCATTCAACTTAAATAGTAAGGATTTCTATCAGACTAATCAAGGtctagattacatctcacattctaGTGTTCAAATTTGTAATCAAGGCTGCATGTGATTTCTCTTATTGTGACTCATTGCAGCCAATGGTAATGTccactttaggtataatgccagtaGCTGCTTggggatttgacagctctaacacagttctaCCTACTACACGGTCAAAACATCAGTTTTGCGGATGTTGGCTAAAGCAGATCTGATTGGgcccctttttattttattccaggTCATTGTCTCATCTCTGCTCATGCAGTTGCAGCCAGCCAGCCTTCTATCTCTGTGCTCCCCAATGAGTCATCCTATGCATTATCTggctatagagctgctgcctacgtTGTCTGAcgaaatcactattttagtagttcttccaagtaaataaggcatacttttatgactgctgaataccaactatcaatcacttgtATTGTCGGGTAGAGATAGTAggcacgcaatggattatggtcattatagttaattaccacattttctgcagtaaactatgtagaatattgggcTGTTGAAAAGTACatctccctactacatcacagtTTGCGCTTGATCTGATTTCTCTGTAGAGAAACGGTGCATTGAGCTTACagtaaaaaaaagagaaatacatgaaattcaaataattgaaccgacatcggtcaattagttaattaaaaaacaaaaaataacattttggttaatcgcttAGCACTATATGTCACCCAACTTAACTTCTGTATGTAGAACATCATGTGTACATACAGAAGAGTAGACATCTCTGGTTCACTCAGACACTGACCAACTCTTTGTCTCTTGAATAAGATGAAGGGGGGATTAAACAGTGATGTCATTCATACATCTCATGGTTCTTCAGGAAGTCTACTTCAAAGTGAACTCCCTGTGAATGAACGCTTGCTTACTTTCTTACGATACAACTCTTTGTCTCGTCCTAGGATTTTCTGCCCgtgtgttggtttgtttgtttcatGTGATGTCGTTATGGCGGTGACAGCGTCCGGATGAATAACTCAACTTGATAAATATATTTATCAGTtctttgtttacacttttttttgtgcCTCTGCATTGTCTAGAAGATTCAGACACAAATGGAAAACAATTTACGTTCAGTGTTTTTGGGATGGTTATGAAACCCATCTATGCTGAAGTGTAAGATGAGTATTTCGCCATTGGCAATTGTTGCAATAAAACGATGAAAGCGGGCACTGAAGACTGATCACAAAGTACAGCGTTATCGTTCACCTCTTACATAACATGTCCTGTTGTTCATTAACTATTATTAATCATGCAACACTTCTGCCATAAACACTGCCTGTCTGAGGAGAGTTCACAGCAAGGATACGTCATCTAAGGAACATGCCGCATCTGCTAGTTAATCATGAAGCCCTTGTGGGATTGATTTGGGTGGAAAGCAAGGATAATACCCACACACTGTTTAGATGTTCCCAATGTTCCCAACGTTACAATACTAACATGTCAACCACTGTCCTTGTCAAGCCTGTTGCCACTGTACATTAAAACCATGGCAGCATTTGAACAGTGGGTATTCTTTTTCCATATGTGATACCCCCTTGCGCCTGTAAAGTCTGTGGAATGTGTGTTCTGTATAATACCTTGAACTATTGATTTTGGGCATCGTCAAGTAGTTCAATGGTAAACAGCCATTTCAACACAGTGTGTCTGTTCTGAATAGAACTACCGGTAGATGAGGCTTAGGCAACAGGAAACAAAATGGCAACTACTGTATGTTgtctattgtttttttgtttcatttctgTTGCTCTGAAACATTCATAGGCAGGTTGACCAGTATCAGTACAGTTCTGCTGCTACATGTTGTTCTATGCAGTAGAACAGTGCAAGGTATCAAGAAGTTGTGTGGCACTTCAGGGTTTGTGGGTCATCATAAATTGTAATTGTAAGTTCATGATTTCGATACATCTCAGGAGTGTAGGAATCAAACAATACTTTTTATGGTTTGCAAGCGGTCCGGAGAAGCCAAAATCATattgtgttttgttatttgtaaaagTCTGGGAGGTGAAAAAGGTTTGTTGAGGAAGTGGTTGGATGATggtttttctggtgttttgttgtgCCCACAACTGTATAGAAGTTATTATGATGTTATTGACTCTCTTAAACAGACATCGGTTGATTGTCAACATCCGAATGAGCAAGATACAAACACACTCTGGACATGAAACATGGTGATGACAATCTGTTAGTACAGCAACAACACCagtacaatcttagaaaaaaaggggttCCGTAAGGGTTCTTcacctgtccccataggataacccttttgggttccaagtagaaccctggaaccaaaagggttctcccaGGAATCAAAAatagttcttcaaagggttctcatatggggacatTCGAAttacccttttaggttctagatagcatttcTTTCCCCCGAAGTGTATACCCAGAGTGCCCAGTAGTGACAGTAATATTGTTTTTATAATACATAGACATATTCAGCACCACACTAGTCCCCACCTGGCAGTTTTTATGTTTAGACCAACGATGTTGTTTCGATTTTAGTGTGTGAAGTTACTTAACCCTGTGCCTGACGGTGTTCAGGGTCATTTTATATTGGATTATATTGTTGTGTTTTATAAACTGTTTTTGTATGTGGCTCAATGTACCTTTAAAAGAAAGAGGGCAGCTTAAAAACATGTGAATATCCAGATGTCTTGCAGTGATGACTTACTTGGGGAAACTCAAATTCACACTTCGTAGTTGAAGACAGTGAATGTGTGATTGGTACTACTGGCTGGCTATACAAAGCTGCAGGACAAGGGAGTCAACTTGACTCTCTTTCAACCTGCCTGTCAAACTGTAGTCAAACGTTGCTGGTGATATGATATCTCATTCTCCTCCATGTAGCAGCAACTGCAGGGTCTAACAGATGGCCGGTAATGCTGTAAGCTACTGGATCACCCAGCTCTGAGATCACCATACAGTATATCTCATCTAGCTGTTCAATAATGTTCAAGATAAACTGATAGAGCCGCCAATTGGGAAAGCAGCCTATGTTCCATCAAGAGCAGGATAGGAGTTATTGtagtaaagaaatatatatacactggatCTCACTCATCATCGGTCTGTAGATACTGTGCGGTACTGTACTGCTAGAGTACAGTTGTTAGCACACACTTAGCTCACAAACTCAGAACAAATGGCCTACTCTCTGGTGGCTAGTGTTGTTCCTTCTTCACTAAGCACTGGTATAGGCCTGAAAGACATACAAGTACACGTGATCTGCCCTTGCTTGGTTTCTAACCCAATTGGAAATATTGGAAACACTGGCTTTTTGGTTATGTACTTAATGCTAGCTTATTTGCGTAATGCTAGCTCATTTGCTAGCTCatttgcgtatgtgtgtgtgtgaatgtttttgtTAACCCAACGCTTTTCGTATGCAAAGTTCCCATCAGCTAAGGACCCATTAAAAGTAATTATCATCTTACAGCATCTCTGTAATACTAAGGTGACATCTTTTCAAACCCCTGTTCTCTGAATATTATGTGTCATTTTCAAGAAGTCTGATTGGTCGGTTCAAATCAAACTTCSTGGTGGAAGCTACAATGGCTATTGAGGTAGAGCTTtcccttaaccacagatctaggatcagagtaCACTCCCCCTAATCATAACCTGAACCATAAAGGGATGAAAACAAATCTgtccctgtatcagtggttaagGGCAACCTGTTTTCTAGGATGTGTTTGTCTGTCAGCTGGCTGGGCTGAAATGTTGAAATGTTCTGATACCATTGGGCCCTWCTAAATCTGTGATTAAATGGGAAAGTGAAGGTGAGGTATGGCACTTGTAAATATTACTCAATAAACACCTTGGGATTGTATTTAAATCATGCTTGTTCCACTGtgttttttatttccttaccACTGTTGAATTTGCATGGCAGATGTAGCACGATCATATTAGATTGCTTTATTATGTCAGTTGTGACCTAGCAGCATGAATATCCCCTTTTCAAGTAAGTCATAATACTTGCCATTTTGCCTAGTGTGTGTAATTGAATCTATTAGGTAATCAGTTCGTCTCCCACTTCCCAGAATACCCAGGAATCTTATCACTTGCACTTTGGTACCAATTATTATTAGGGAAAATGAGAAGCATAAAGCAGCAAGAACACAGCACAGCTACTGTAGGaactctccctctgtcactggTGGAGAAAGGTAATATGGTATTCATGTATTGTATGTAGTATGTAACTTTATATTCATTTATGTAACATTGCTTGTAATATCAGAGGTAATATCCCTACTATATTGCACCTTACTTATCACGGATGACATGGTGatgaaagtgtgtttattattTAACTTGTGAATTGCATACCTCTAGGAGGTATGTTAacagtgaatgagtgtgtgtacagatgtaggatattcatttgagccagtttgctacagtaggaaaataattctgcagcaacaggaaatgtgaattattatgcgaATTATAATTAAAGGAACTTTTTCGTAGgggtacatacatttttcattacgGCAAATAATTCAGAAATTTCAAGGTAGAAATTACAAACGTTAGAAGCTTTTTTACAcctgaaatacactacaagtttaaatttcctgctgtgcaggaaaactCTCAGCAATGAAAGAGTGATCAacttaagatcctacatctgtatgcatGCAACAGACTTGGTTCAAGTACATTATTGAACACAGTGCGGGGTGGgtggagtttgcacttttgggaacATTTTATTGATTCCATTGTACCAGTCAAGTTATGTAAAGTGCACCTCAAGTATTTTAAACTGTTTATACATTTGACCTAGGTCTGGACATACATAAATCTGGCTTTGTTTGCTATCTCGCTATTATAGAAACATAGGTTTATTGCTAAATATTATGGATTGTGTATTACGAACAGTATCCAATACTTAATATTTACAAACTTGTTTCATCTGAATTAACAACATAACAACTAAACTGCTCTATActttaaaaaagtatttaaataatgaaatgttaaaatTGTATAATTATAACATGTTgttatacagtaatccctcgtttatcgcgggggttacgttccgaaaatgacccgcgataagtgaaatccgcgaaatagaatttttttttttttttacaattagcaactattacatgtatacaaatacagtgactcacgtgtaggccgtttcactgctcttcagactgggccgctgcatcctgactgcgctctgcagtgggttattatgggtttaggagatgttcgaaattacaagataatttggccaacttaatgtaaatttgccaagctgttttatgtacgtacacataactgcacgagacgacaaaatgatagcacaattcgtagcatgttttgatacaagaagcgggagtgagtttttagcgaatcagaatgcagagcacaatgcaccaaaaaaaaaaaaaaaatgcattatgaaaatccgcgaaatagcgaatccgcgataagtgaaccgcgaagtggcgagggatcactgtatatctATATTTAAGTAATTCTGTATTAGTTCATGTGTCTCTTCATGTATTTATgtcatattttgtatttatttgtacagGTACATTGTTTCTAAGGATAACAGACTTGATTTCACAACACAATGGCCAGACTCACTGTGCTTGCAGGTACATGGCTTCTTCAGTCATTATAATCcctatcatcatcctcatcattatcatcatcctcACCATTATCATCACCCTCATCTTATTCTTATCATTATTCTTCAACATGATCCTCTGGGCCTGGGTCATTCAGTGTATGTTAACACTGTCATCTCTCTTCAGGTCTGGGCCTTCTGCTGATGGTGCAGATTGGTAAGCATTTCCCTCATcaactttttttacatttctcaACTGAAATGTCTAGACAATAGAATACATCATTTATCTCTACCTAATTCTGTGGTTCATACTCAAGATGCTTGGCAATCCCATCAAAAACCACAGATCCCCCATAAGCATTTGGAATAATAAAGAGAGCATCCCAATAAGCATAATGTCCAGCTCGCTATTTTAAGGTACCCCAAAAGGTCAATGTGAACTTCTGTCTCTGAATAGTTTTCATTCTCTACCTTCAGCCGCATCCACCAAACTGGTGTGCCACATGACCAACTGGGCCCAGTACCGCCCCAGCAGTGGGAAATTCACCCCTGAGAACATCGACCCCTTCCTCTGCACCCATGTGATCTACAGCCTGGCCACCATTAACAGCTTCAACCAGGTCGCCCCCATCGAGTGGAACGACGAAACATTATACAACAGCCTCAACAACCTGAAGAACGTGTGAGTCACTCTGGGTTGACTTCAGTGAGAGTTGGTCCTTAGTTGATAACTCCATGATGAACACTAGGTTTGACTCCTCATCTTATCTCGCTGATCCGCAGGAACCCAATGATGAAGACTCTGCTGTCTGTCGGAGGCACAGTCAACGGACTCAGCCCGTAAGTCTAGTGATGATTCTTATTGGTTGATCACGATATTATATTGCGCAATTCCACATAAGGCAGATTTGTCTTTTTGCACTCAGCACCTGAGAAATCAATTATAATTATCATAGTGTTTCCCAGTTTTTGTCCTAATCTGGAGGactgctgtgtctgtcaggtTTCAGTCCTTTCATATAGGCTCACAACCTGAATAACGGTTAAATTAtgtctccttccccctccagATTCATTGGCATGGTGTCCAAACCTGAGAGCCGCCAGGTCTTCATCAAGTCAGCCATCAACTACCTGCGTTCCCACAGCTTTGACGGTCTCAACCTGGCCTGGGAGTACCCCACTCAGAACGGCAGCCCCAACGGAGACAGGAAGAGGTTCACCGAGCTCGTCAGGGTAAGCTTGCAcagaaccttttttttttactgacagtTATAACACGAGTGAGGATTTGCACCAATATCTTTCAATGTGTTACTGTCATTTTCTGGGACTAGTTATGGTTGTATAGCGATCTACCACCTGCTGAAGGGGTTAGCTCGGCCTGAAGGGCCAAATCGTTTATATTACTTTCTGTCAGAACGTTATGTTTCTGTATGGCTTTACAGGAGCTGCAGAAGGCCTTTATGGACGACGCCAGAGACACCAAGCTAACCCAGCTGCTGCTGTCTGCCAGCGTGGCTGCTCTACGGCCCACCATCAACTCCAGCTACGAGGTGGCCCAGATCGCCAGGTAGGCAGCATGTGACTGAGGGTGAAAGAGACGTTCGTCAAACACATTTTGAAATGATTTTATACCAGAGTTGTGGTGTAAATTACATTTGATCTAAAAAGACAAATTAGTCAATGAAGGAAAACCTTATAACAGGGAATAACACCATACATCCAATTCATGAATCTTACAAACTCAACAAGCACACTATACTTCATATACTTGTCTCTTTATGTCTCTGCAGCTCTCTGGACTTCATCAACGTGATGACCTATGACTTTCACGGACACTGGGAGAGAGCAACCGGGCACAACAGCCCCCTGTACCGCAGCAGTCACGACTCAGTGACACACTACGACTTCAACGTCGTAAGACTAACACACACTTGATTTTATTAGGATTGATTCTATTCCATGCTGAGTATTAAACCAGGAAGTACTTGTAAACCATTGTGTTATTGACCATGATTATATAACGGAAACTTGTAAATAAACTATTTACATATAGAAATATTGGTGTTGATGTCCTCCAACTTTGCTGCCTTGTCCTAACCACCTGTC
Coding sequences within:
- the LOC111963611 gene encoding acidic mammalian chitinase, with the protein product MARLTVLAGLGLLLMVQIAASTKLVCHMTNWAQYRPSSGKFTPENIDPFLCTHVIYSLATINSFNQVAPIEWNDETLYNSLNNLKNVNPMMKTLLSVGGTVNGLSPFIGMVSKPESRQVFIKSAINYLRSHSFDGLNLAWEYPTQNGSPNGDRKRFTELVRELQKAFMDDARDTKLTQLLLSASVAALRPTINSSYEVAQIASSLDFINVMTYDFHGHWERATGHNSPLYRSSHDSVTHYDFNVDSAITYWLDNGAPAEKLLMGFSTYGRTYHLTTTNTGLGAPANGPADAGPFTREAGYWSYYEVCAFTSSATVEWIDEQKVPYAVQGSSWVGYDNKESYAAKVHWLRNKNLGGASVWTLDMDDFTGAFCADGSFPLVNHLRNSLGFAPKPTTTRAPTTTPDPILSFCSGRPDGLYANVIDNTTYFQCFRGNTYLHRCQSGLVYIDACKCCDWP